In Pyrus communis chromosome 8, drPyrComm1.1, whole genome shotgun sequence, one genomic interval encodes:
- the LOC137742833 gene encoding RNA exonuclease 4-like — protein MEYKVESTEILRNKCAACYRQFNRIEHLVEHMRTSYHSAHEPMCGICKKHCRYFESLREHLIGPLPKQECRNIFSTRGCKICLAILESPYALRVHQDRCQLSGGNAGLLGRFANLGIRDNTESGSTGGTQVVALACKMVGGGSDGSLDLCAKVCLTDEYDNIIFQSYVMPLIPVTNYRYETTGIRPEYLRDAIPLRQVQKKIQDFLCNGEPMWRIRLRSGRARILVGHGLDHDLDSLQVEYPQVMIRDTAKYPPLMKSSKLSNSLKYLTQAYLGYDIQTGIQDPYEDCVATMKIYKRMRSQVHKVEAYPLASDTKNRNNFAAWRQNELERMSPDQMMEISRSDYYCWCLDSYSG, from the exons ATGGAGTATAAAGTCGAATCAACAGAAATTCtgag GAACAAGTGTGCAGCATGCTATCGACAATTCAATAGAATCGAGCACTTAGTGGAGCACATGAGAACCTCATACCACTCAGCTCATGAACCCATGTGTGGAATTTGTAAGAAGCATTGCAGATATTTTGAATCTCTCAGGGAACATCTTATAG GGCCATTGCCAAAACAAGAATGCAGAAATATATTCAGCACCAGAGGATGCAAAATCTGCTTAGCCATCCTCGAAAGCCCGTATGCTCTTAGGGTTCACCAGGACAGATGCCAACTGTCTGGCGGCAACGCT ggATTACTTGGTCGCTTTGCTAATCTGGGCATTCGTGACAATACTGAAAGTGGTAGCACAGGAGGCACTCAAGTTGTTGCACTTGCTTGCAAAATGGTTGGTGGTGGCAGCGATGGCTCCCTGGATCTCTGCGCAAAGGTCTGCCTCACTGATGAATATGACAACATCATCTTTCAGTCTTATGTCATGCCACTGATTCCAGTCACAAACTATAG GTATGAAACAACTGGTATTCGCCCTGAATACTTGAGGGATGCAATCCCTTTGAGGCAAGTGCAAAAGAAGATCCAAGACTTCCTGTGCAATGGGGAACCAATGTGGAGGATTCGACTCCGAAGTGGAAGAGCTAGGATTCTTGTGGGTCACGGTTTGGATCATGACCTTGACTCTCTGCAGGTTGAATATCCACAAGTAATGATTAG GGATACTGCAAAATATCCTCCATTGATGAAATCAAGCAAGCTCAGCAACTCCCTCAAGTATCTCACACAAGCATATCTTGG GTATGACATTCAAACAGGCATTCAAGATCCTTATGAGGATTGTGTTGCAACAATGAAGATCTACAAGAGAATGAGATCCCAAGTTCACAAAGTAGAGGCATACCCGCTAGCTTCCGACACTAAAAACCGAAATAACTTTGCGGCGTGGCGCCAAAATGAGCTTGAGAGGATGAGCCCAGATCAAATGATGGAAATCTCAAGGTCTGATTACTACTGCTGGTGCCTGGACTCTTATAGTGGCTGA